The following coding sequences lie in one Haladaptatus sp. DJG-WS-42 genomic window:
- a CDS encoding DUF5798 family protein, producing the protein MGLGGTAKKLQKVADTAEELYKRLNELREQILALRQQVESTGEKVESVEADLKQQRVLLEALAEKEGLDVDELLAEAKAADAEQEAATTPAETPAESSD; encoded by the coding sequence ATGGGACTTGGTGGAACCGCAAAGAAGTTGCAGAAAGTCGCAGATACCGCAGAAGAGTTGTACAAGCGCCTCAACGAGTTGCGCGAACAGATTCTGGCGCTCAGACAACAGGTCGAATCGACCGGCGAAAAAGTCGAGTCGGTGGAGGCCGACCTCAAACAACAGCGTGTCCTCTTAGAAGCACTCGCGGAGAAAGAGGGCCTCGACGTTGACGAACTGCTCGCGGAGGCCAAAGCAGCAGACGCTGAGCAAGAAGCGGCCACGACCCCCGCAGAAACGCCAGCGGAAAGTAGCGACTGA
- a CDS encoding PLP-dependent cysteine synthase family protein: protein MTTHREPLDSVLDTIGETPLVRVTASVDAVPVYAKLESFNPGASVKDRIGLYMLEQMLDRGELSPGGTVVEPTAGNTGIGLAIAAGQLDLNAIFVVPERFSVEKQQLMAALGAEIINTPTEDGMGGAIDRAHQLAAELDNAVVPQQFANPLNAEAHYELTAPEIFDALDGNVGAIVAGCGTAGTLMGIARYALEQDEDIHICAVEPEGSLYSTTKGKSAAEAEYKIEGIGTHDVATNELFDPDLVDSVAQVSDEAAHTELKRLAREEGHLVASSSGAASVAAQRLAAKIESGVVSAPHDSVVTIFPDSSERYLSKGIYRSFDEWEN from the coding sequence ATGACCACGCACCGAGAACCGCTCGACTCGGTTCTTGATACGATAGGCGAAACCCCGCTCGTCCGGGTCACAGCCTCCGTTGACGCTGTTCCCGTCTATGCGAAGCTCGAATCGTTCAATCCGGGCGCGAGCGTGAAAGACCGCATTGGCCTGTATATGTTAGAACAGATGCTCGACCGCGGTGAACTTTCGCCGGGCGGCACGGTCGTCGAGCCGACCGCCGGGAACACCGGCATTGGGCTCGCCATCGCGGCAGGACAACTCGACCTGAATGCGATTTTTGTCGTTCCAGAGCGCTTCAGCGTTGAAAAGCAACAGCTCATGGCTGCCCTTGGCGCGGAGATTATCAACACGCCGACCGAGGACGGGATGGGTGGCGCAATCGACCGTGCGCATCAACTCGCCGCTGAACTCGACAACGCCGTCGTTCCTCAACAGTTCGCAAACCCGCTCAACGCAGAAGCACACTACGAACTCACCGCGCCGGAGATTTTCGACGCCCTCGATGGTAACGTCGGAGCCATCGTCGCCGGATGTGGCACTGCGGGGACGCTCATGGGAATCGCCCGATACGCGCTTGAACAGGACGAGGACATCCACATCTGCGCCGTCGAACCCGAAGGCTCGCTCTACTCGACGACGAAGGGAAAATCGGCAGCAGAAGCCGAGTACAAAATCGAGGGGATTGGGACGCACGACGTGGCGACAAACGAGCTGTTCGACCCCGACCTCGTAGACAGCGTCGCGCAGGTGAGCGATGAGGCCGCCCACACCGAGTTGAAGCGGCTCGCACGCGAGGAGGGGCACCTCGTTGCCTCGAGTTCGGGTGCGGCGAGCGTGGCCGCCCAGCGCCTCGCCGCGAAAATCGAGTCCGGTGTGGTTTCTGCCCCACACGACTCGGTCGTCACCATCTTCCCCGATTCGAGCGAGCGGTATCTCTCGAAGGGTATCTATCGCTCGTTCGACGAGTGGGAAAATTAG
- a CDS encoding CoA-binding protein, translating to MPVETDAELREILGLKTIAVVGCSATPGKDAHNIPKYMQRHGYTIIPVNPYADEIFGMEPYDSLADVEEEIDIVDVFRPSEEVAAIVDAALERDDVTVIWTQLGIRDDEAAKKAEAAGKQFVQSRCLKVEHARLL from the coding sequence ATGCCTGTCGAGACGGACGCTGAACTCCGCGAAATTCTCGGACTCAAAACCATTGCTGTCGTTGGCTGTTCTGCGACCCCCGGAAAAGACGCCCATAACATTCCGAAGTATATGCAACGGCACGGCTACACCATCATCCCGGTGAACCCGTACGCGGACGAGATCTTCGGGATGGAGCCCTACGACTCGCTCGCCGATGTCGAAGAGGAAATCGACATCGTAGACGTGTTCCGCCCCTCTGAGGAAGTTGCCGCCATCGTAGACGCCGCCCTCGAACGCGACGACGTGACGGTCATCTGGACACAACTCGGCATCCGCGACGACGAAGCGGCGAAAAAAGCAGAAGCTGCAGGCAAGCAGTTCGTCCAAAGTCGGTGTCTAAAAGTCGAACACGCCCGGCTGCTGTAA
- a CDS encoding ATPase domain-containing protein encodes MYNLGPKLNGQTIEAGSNLLITGPPLSGKRQLALNILKQGFEDDEGGIVISTKDSGDRIIEEYTRTGWSLDNVPLGIVDCVTKHQGIGPANETATLKFASSPHDMTGIGIKLSELLEHFYSNQGIHRNRVMLHSLSTLIIYSNIQTVFRFLHVFTGRTQSANALGIFVMESTAHDEKTMNMMAQLFDGVIETNQETPEVTLRTSTA; translated from the coding sequence ATGTATAATCTCGGGCCGAAGCTCAATGGACAGACGATAGAGGCTGGGTCGAACCTCCTCATTACTGGGCCGCCACTCTCTGGAAAGCGACAGCTGGCGCTCAACATTCTCAAACAGGGGTTCGAGGACGATGAAGGCGGCATCGTCATCTCGACCAAAGACAGTGGTGACCGTATCATAGAAGAGTACACGCGGACGGGTTGGTCCCTCGACAACGTGCCACTGGGTATCGTCGATTGCGTCACCAAACACCAAGGAATCGGGCCGGCCAACGAGACCGCCACGCTCAAGTTCGCCTCCTCACCGCACGATATGACCGGGATTGGGATTAAACTCTCAGAGCTCCTCGAGCACTTTTACTCCAATCAGGGGATCCACCGCAATCGCGTGATGCTCCACTCGCTTTCAACGCTCATCATCTACTCGAACATCCAGACGGTGTTTCGCTTCCTCCACGTATTCACCGGGAGGACCCAAAGCGCAAACGCACTCGGAATTTTCGTGATGGAGTCTACGGCTCACGACGAGAAGACGATGAACATGATGGCCCAACTGTTCGACGGCGTCATCGAAACCAACCAAGAGACGCCGGAGGTCACGCTCAGAACGTCAACCGCGTAA
- a CDS encoding geranylgeranylglycerol-phosphate geranylgeranyltransferase — translation MSMGDRVRGLLELTRPVNAVAAGVLTFIGAFVAGGAFALPVETGAAVGATVFATGAGNAINDYFDREIDRINQPGRAIPRGAVTPREALVFSLALFAGAVILALLLPFAAIAIAVVNLVALVAYTKVFKGLPGAGNVVVAYLGGSTFLFGGAAVSVLNEAVVVLFALAAISTLTREIVKDVEDITGDREEGLNTLPIAIGERNALVLGVVLLGVAVLASPIPYLQATFGLAYLVVVVPADLLMLYAGYESFHNPTASQSHLKYGMFLAAAAFIAGRIGVIV, via the coding sequence ATGTCGATGGGAGACCGCGTCCGCGGCTTGCTGGAGCTGACCCGCCCAGTCAACGCCGTCGCGGCGGGCGTGCTGACGTTCATTGGGGCCTTCGTCGCAGGTGGCGCGTTCGCGCTCCCCGTTGAGACGGGCGCGGCGGTCGGCGCAACCGTCTTTGCGACGGGCGCGGGCAACGCCATCAACGACTACTTCGACCGGGAAATCGACCGCATCAACCAGCCGGGGAGAGCCATCCCGCGCGGCGCCGTCACCCCGCGCGAGGCACTCGTGTTCAGTCTCGCCCTCTTCGCGGGCGCGGTCATCCTCGCCTTGCTCTTGCCATTCGCGGCGATTGCGATTGCGGTCGTAAACCTCGTCGCGCTCGTCGCGTACACGAAGGTGTTCAAAGGCCTCCCCGGCGCAGGCAACGTCGTCGTCGCGTATCTTGGTGGGAGCACCTTCCTGTTCGGCGGCGCGGCGGTTTCCGTGCTGAACGAGGCCGTCGTGGTCCTCTTTGCGCTCGCCGCAATCTCGACGCTCACCCGCGAAATTGTCAAAGACGTAGAGGACATCACGGGCGACCGCGAGGAGGGACTCAACACCCTTCCAATTGCGATTGGTGAGCGAAACGCGCTCGTTCTCGGCGTCGTGTTGCTTGGGGTCGCCGTCCTCGCCAGCCCGATTCCCTATCTCCAAGCGACGTTCGGGCTTGCCTATCTCGTGGTCGTTGTCCCTGCAGACCTCCTCATGCTGTATGCGGGATACGAGAGTTTTCACAACCCAACGGCGAGCCAATCCCATCTCAAATATGGGATGTTCCTCGCCGCCGCAGCGTTCATCGCGGGGCGCATCGGCGTCATCGTCTGA
- a CDS encoding succinylglutamate desuccinylase/aspartoacylase family protein: MKRRTVLSRAGGVVGIAVAGSVPATGDSRGSPVATRDTYTLLDGTNHATEVVVIEGAQSGPTALVTGGIHGDEISGYRAAETVSGWDIAQGTLVVIPRANTIAIERGTREGTGGDLNRLFPPGDEPASALAQALWGAIERHDPDVYIDLHRSLGIYNVQPGYVGQAIFPTAAGPAVEHAQAVADILNDEKVPWYMPLHKYRAGDPMPESGPLIANKVGQDRDTPAYIVESTSFLLDLDTRTDWTTRAADALLARHGIERTGGR, from the coding sequence ATGAAACGTCGCACCGTACTATCCCGGGCTGGCGGTGTCGTTGGAATCGCTGTTGCGGGCAGCGTTCCAGCAACCGGCGATAGTCGTGGCTCTCCCGTGGCAACCCGCGACACGTACACGTTACTCGACGGAACCAACCACGCGACTGAGGTGGTCGTTATCGAAGGCGCACAGTCGGGGCCAACGGCATTGGTCACGGGCGGTATCCACGGCGACGAAATCTCTGGGTATCGTGCGGCTGAGACTGTTTCCGGATGGGACATTGCACAGGGAACGCTCGTTGTCATCCCGCGTGCGAACACCATCGCCATCGAGCGTGGCACGCGCGAAGGGACCGGCGGCGACCTGAACCGACTGTTTCCGCCCGGCGATGAACCGGCCTCAGCGCTTGCACAGGCGCTCTGGGGCGCGATTGAACGTCACGACCCAGACGTGTACATCGACCTGCATCGGTCGCTTGGTATCTACAATGTTCAGCCCGGTTACGTCGGGCAAGCGATTTTCCCGACGGCCGCCGGGCCTGCGGTCGAACACGCACAGGCGGTCGCAGACATCCTTAACGACGAAAAGGTGCCGTGGTACATGCCACTGCACAAGTATCGCGCGGGCGACCCGATGCCCGAGTCTGGGCCGCTCATCGCGAACAAAGTCGGTCAGGACCGGGACACGCCTGCGTACATCGTCGAATCGACGAGTTTCTTGCTCGACCTCGACACGCGCACTGATTGGACGACGCGCGCGGCAGACGCGTTGCTCGCGCGCCACGGTATCGAACGGACGGGAGGTCGCTGA
- a CDS encoding NADP-dependent oxidoreductase, translating to MTESNRQFRLASRPTGTPTREDFDLVEADFPDPGHDEVLVKTCYLSVDPYMRGRMRDADSYAEPWDVGDVMSAGVVGEVLESNHARYEPGDIVAGNLDWAEYATAKGHELTAVDPSVAPISTALGVLGMPGRTAYFGLLEVAEPMPGDTVVVSGAAGAVGSVVGQLATLTGCRVVGTAGSDEKVAWLTEELGFDAGINYKTTENMTEALAEACPNGVDVYFDNVGGPITDAVMPHLNVGANVAVCGQISQYNATEPPQGPRKFGQLITSRARVEGFLVSDFAADFGTATKRLASWVASGDIAYRESVVEGFENAPAAFLGLFEGDNIGKQLVKVADPSFTDAESVKTEE from the coding sequence ATGACCGAATCCAACCGGCAGTTCCGACTTGCAAGCAGACCAACGGGAACGCCGACGCGCGAGGACTTCGACCTCGTCGAAGCCGACTTTCCCGACCCCGGCCACGACGAAGTGCTCGTAAAGACCTGTTATCTCTCCGTTGACCCGTACATGCGCGGCCGGATGCGGGACGCAGATTCGTACGCAGAACCGTGGGACGTGGGCGACGTGATGAGCGCAGGCGTCGTGGGCGAAGTGCTTGAATCGAACCACGCACGCTACGAACCCGGAGACATCGTCGCTGGGAACCTCGATTGGGCCGAGTACGCCACCGCGAAGGGCCACGAACTCACGGCTGTTGACCCAAGCGTTGCGCCCATCTCGACCGCACTTGGCGTGCTTGGGATGCCCGGGCGAACCGCCTACTTCGGTCTCTTAGAGGTTGCAGAGCCAATGCCCGGCGATACCGTCGTCGTGTCAGGTGCGGCCGGTGCCGTTGGCTCGGTCGTTGGCCAACTCGCCACGCTTACGGGTTGTCGCGTGGTCGGAACCGCAGGCAGTGACGAGAAGGTCGCGTGGCTCACCGAGGAACTCGGCTTCGACGCCGGAATCAACTACAAAACCACGGAGAACATGACTGAGGCGTTGGCAGAAGCGTGTCCAAACGGCGTGGACGTGTACTTCGACAACGTCGGCGGCCCCATCACTGACGCTGTCATGCCCCACCTCAACGTCGGCGCAAACGTAGCCGTCTGTGGACAAATTTCGCAGTACAACGCCACAGAACCACCACAGGGACCACGAAAATTCGGGCAACTCATCACGAGTCGTGCACGGGTCGAGGGCTTTCTCGTCTCTGATTTTGCCGCCGACTTCGGCACGGCCACGAAACGCCTCGCTTCGTGGGTTGCGTCGGGCGACATCGCCTACCGAGAATCAGTCGTGGAAGGGTTCGAAAATGCGCCAGCGGCGTTCTTGGGACTGTTCGAGGGCGACAACATTGGGAAGCAACTCGTGAAAGTTGCAGACCCGTCGTTCACGGATGCAGAAAGCGTGAAGACGGAAGAGTAG
- a CDS encoding FAD-dependent oxidoreductase, with protein sequence MRVLVLGAGYAGLTLTHRLSRSLPADASLTLVDDTETHLIQHELHRVIRRPALAAELTISLSDLFPDETVRRARVEHVSPEEKTVALDTGETLSYDVCAVCLGAETAYYGLPGLKAHATPLKTVADATAIHDRFIELGPEDGHVLVCGAGLSGIQTAGELAALANERGWEPKIRLLEQAHSVAPGFPKNFRRAVRDALTSEGVIIETETTVASADDTEVHLEDGTMAYDQLIWTGGIAGPAAFDGIRHRVRNTLEVADGTFVVGDAADVIDADGQRVPASAQSALREARAVATSIEKIATHNPTAGFSPRRTAFRFDSPGWIVTVGEQTVAQVGPTILTGTPALALKASIGAGYLTQIGAVEEALDLVRAEFSD encoded by the coding sequence ATGCGCGTCCTCGTCCTTGGCGCTGGCTACGCTGGCCTCACCCTCACCCACCGACTCTCCCGCTCACTCCCCGCAGACGCATCCCTGACGCTCGTAGACGACACGGAAACCCACCTCATCCAGCACGAACTCCACCGTGTGATTCGCCGTCCCGCGCTCGCCGCGGAACTGACGATTTCGCTTTCAGACCTGTTCCCCGACGAGACGGTACGCCGCGCCCGCGTCGAACACGTCTCACCCGAGGAAAAGACGGTGGCGCTCGACACGGGCGAAACGCTTTCCTACGACGTTTGTGCGGTCTGTCTCGGCGCGGAAACCGCGTACTACGGGTTGCCCGGACTCAAAGCGCACGCGACGCCGCTCAAAACCGTCGCAGACGCGACGGCGATTCACGACCGCTTCATCGAACTCGGCCCCGAAGACGGCCACGTCCTCGTCTGCGGGGCTGGACTCTCTGGCATCCAAACGGCAGGTGAACTCGCCGCACTCGCGAACGAACGCGGGTGGGAGCCGAAAATCAGACTGCTCGAACAGGCCCATAGCGTTGCCCCGGGCTTCCCCAAAAACTTCCGTCGGGCCGTCCGCGACGCGCTCACGAGCGAGGGCGTCATCATCGAGACCGAAACCACCGTCGCGAGCGCGGACGATACCGAAGTCCACCTCGAAGACGGAACGATGGCCTATGACCAACTCATCTGGACGGGCGGTATCGCTGGCCCCGCTGCCTTCGACGGCATTCGCCACCGCGTGCGGAACACGCTGGAGGTTGCAGACGGCACGTTCGTCGTCGGCGATGCTGCGGACGTCATCGACGCAGACGGCCAGCGCGTGCCTGCAAGCGCCCAATCGGCCCTCCGAGAAGCGCGCGCGGTCGCAACAAGCATCGAGAAAATCGCGACCCACAACCCGACAGCAGGCTTCTCGCCGCGACGGACGGCGTTTCGCTTCGACTCACCGGGCTGGATTGTCACTGTTGGCGAGCAAACCGTCGCGCAGGTCGGCCCAACAATTCTCACCGGAACGCCAGCACTCGCGCTCAAGGCGTCGATTGGCGCGGGCTACCTCACCCAAATCGGTGCGGTCGAAGAAGCGCTCGACCTCGTGCGCGCTGAATTTTCCGACTGA
- the mvaD gene encoding phosphomevalonate decarboxylase MvaD, with the protein MKATAKAHPIQGLVKYHGMRDEELRLPYHDSISLCTAPSHSKTTVEFDDDLAEDSYRVDGEEIAGRGAERIKHVVDHVRSLADIDTRVRFESENNFPSNVGFGSSSSGFAAAALAACEAAGLDMTLPEISAVARRGSSSAARAVTGGFSHLRTGLNDEDCRSERIDSGLEDEVAIIAALVPAYKETEEAHKEAADSHMFDARMAHIHGQIAEMRDGLREADFDRVFKLAEHDSLSLTATTMTGPAGWVYWKPDTLRVFETVRELRDDGVPVYFSTDTGASVYVNTKPEYADRVEEAIAALDIETHVWEIGGPAHILDESEALF; encoded by the coding sequence ATGAAAGCGACGGCGAAAGCCCACCCCATTCAGGGACTCGTCAAGTACCACGGGATGCGAGATGAGGAACTGAGACTGCCGTATCACGACAGCATCAGCCTCTGTACCGCCCCAAGCCACTCGAAGACGACCGTCGAATTCGACGACGACTTAGCCGAAGATAGCTACCGCGTGGACGGCGAGGAGATCGCCGGTCGCGGCGCAGAGCGCATCAAACACGTCGTAGACCACGTCCGCTCGCTCGCAGATATCGACACGCGCGTTCGCTTCGAGAGCGAGAACAACTTCCCGAGCAACGTCGGCTTTGGCTCTTCTTCCTCGGGATTCGCCGCTGCCGCGCTCGCCGCGTGTGAGGCTGCCGGCCTCGACATGACACTCCCCGAAATTTCTGCGGTCGCCCGCCGTGGCTCTTCCTCCGCTGCTCGCGCCGTCACCGGCGGCTTCTCGCATCTCCGAACCGGCCTCAACGACGAGGACTGTCGCTCAGAACGCATCGACTCGGGCTTAGAAGACGAGGTCGCCATCATCGCCGCGCTCGTCCCAGCGTACAAGGAAACCGAAGAAGCCCACAAGGAAGCCGCGGACAGCCACATGTTCGACGCGCGGATGGCGCACATCCACGGCCAGATTGCCGAGATGCGCGACGGCCTGCGCGAGGCTGACTTCGACCGCGTGTTCAAGCTTGCAGAACACGACTCACTCTCGCTCACCGCAACCACCATGACCGGCCCTGCGGGCTGGGTCTACTGGAAGCCAGACACCCTCCGCGTGTTCGAAACCGTCCGCGAACTCCGCGACGACGGCGTGCCCGTCTACTTCTCGACCGACACCGGTGCGAGCGTCTACGTCAACACGAAACCCGAGTACGCAGACCGCGTCGAGGAGGCCATCGCGGCACTCGACATCGAAACCCACGTCTGGGAAATTGGTGGCCCTGCCCACATCCTCGACGAATCGGAAGCCCTGTTCTAG
- the nth gene encoding endonuclease III, producing MGTPLSSREEQAEEVVERLYEEFPDTTISLRYANRLELLIAVMLSAQCTDKRVNKVTKELFAKYDSAEAYANAPQEALAEDISSITYYNNKAKYIRSACADIIEKHDGEVPDTMSELTDLAGVGRKTANVVLQHGHDIVEGIVVDTHVQRISRRLGITEEKSPKNIEQALMPLIPRDDWQNLTHLFISHGRATCTAINPDCDDCVLEDICPSSKVDQEVDLAKGEAW from the coding sequence ATGGGAACGCCACTTTCGTCGCGCGAGGAACAAGCTGAAGAGGTTGTAGAACGCCTCTACGAGGAGTTCCCCGACACGACGATTTCACTTCGGTACGCAAACCGCCTTGAACTCCTGATTGCCGTGATGCTCTCCGCGCAGTGTACCGACAAGCGCGTGAACAAGGTCACGAAGGAGCTGTTCGCCAAGTACGATTCTGCAGAAGCGTACGCGAACGCACCACAGGAAGCGCTGGCCGAGGACATCTCCTCGATTACCTACTACAACAACAAGGCGAAGTACATCCGGAGTGCGTGTGCGGATATTATCGAAAAACACGACGGGGAAGTGCCGGATACCATGTCCGAGTTGACTGATTTAGCTGGGGTGGGTCGCAAAACGGCGAACGTCGTCCTCCAACACGGCCACGACATCGTGGAGGGTATCGTCGTGGACACCCACGTCCAGCGGATCTCTCGCCGTCTGGGTATTACTGAAGAAAAGAGTCCGAAGAACATCGAACAAGCCCTCATGCCACTCATCCCGCGCGACGACTGGCAGAATTTGACCCACCTGTTCATCAGCCACGGTCGGGCGACGTGTACCGCCATCAACCCAGATTGCGATGACTGCGTGTTAGAAGACATCTGCCCCTCGTCCAAAGTTGACCAAGAGGTCGATTTGGCGAAGGGCGAAGCCTGGTAA
- a CDS encoding plastocyanin/azurin family copper-binding protein, protein MKRRDFLLTASGVAGGTAVVGAAPAVAQEEPTSSNNSSSGEGTTTPGAGNNSTDGSGGGGGGGGSKTVTVGPGGDLIFTPGTEEPLYASPGTTVQFVWESDNHNIVVDSQPDGAGWEGSESLENTGFTYEHTFDTLGTYEYHCQPHASSGMTGEIIINESGAPPQSAEVEIDAEEMGVPIQAHFVGIATILMLVVSLIYTFFLLKYGESPHAKGGNN, encoded by the coding sequence ATGAAGCGACGGGACTTTCTACTGACCGCCAGCGGTGTTGCAGGCGGTACCGCCGTCGTCGGCGCTGCCCCCGCTGTGGCCCAGGAGGAGCCTACATCCTCCAACAATAGTTCCTCTGGCGAGGGCACGACGACGCCAGGGGCGGGTAACAACAGCACGGACGGCAGTGGCGGCGGTGGCGGCGGTGGCGGCTCGAAAACCGTGACCGTCGGCCCCGGCGGTGACCTCATCTTCACCCCCGGTACCGAAGAACCGCTCTACGCATCGCCCGGGACGACCGTGCAGTTCGTCTGGGAATCTGACAACCACAACATCGTGGTGGACAGCCAGCCAGACGGCGCGGGCTGGGAAGGCTCAGAATCCCTCGAAAACACGGGATTCACCTACGAACACACGTTCGATACCCTCGGTACCTACGAGTATCATTGCCAGCCCCATGCCTCCTCGGGGATGACAGGTGAAATCATCATCAACGAGTCCGGTGCGCCACCGCAAAGCGCGGAAGTTGAGATTGACGCAGAGGAGATGGGTGTGCCGATTCAGGCGCACTTCGTGGGCATCGCGACGATTCTCATGCTCGTCGTTTCGCTCATCTATACGTTCTTCCTGCTCAAGTACGGCGAATCACCCCACGCAAAAGGAGGTAACAACTAA
- a CDS encoding ubiquinol-cytochrome c reductase iron-sulfur subunit, whose translation MPVDDDKYPTESGRRRFVKGVVGSATLASVGTGGVAALNSATSPSGAGGGITQYLGIENTAGPAPRGMPQIPLEIDSEGFIKGVWPEPEKRTVQGQEITVAEMELGGETYSTEWFQYCGAQTLPGIQPDADQDNFFRSSGDPPYSWQADTYSAGDKIHIDDFADYESWGNGIGQGGLGKPAMGTWRSVDVTPQEQIPVQVVRSSQILERAESGEDEFAEWIRASTVDGCIGWLNKCTHFCCVPGFKSISGSDKFNAENDVYCPCHQSVYDPFSTIKKSFVALPRPEGE comes from the coding sequence ATGCCAGTAGACGACGACAAATATCCAACTGAATCAGGCCGCCGACGCTTCGTAAAGGGCGTCGTCGGGAGTGCGACGCTCGCCAGTGTCGGCACGGGCGGGGTTGCGGCACTTAACTCGGCCACCTCGCCGAGTGGTGCCGGTGGTGGTATCACACAGTATCTTGGCATCGAAAACACCGCGGGGCCTGCCCCGCGCGGCATGCCACAGATTCCCCTCGAAATCGACTCAGAGGGGTTCATCAAGGGCGTCTGGCCGGAGCCAGAGAAGCGAACGGTTCAGGGACAAGAGATCACGGTCGCCGAGATGGAACTCGGCGGCGAGACATACTCGACTGAATGGTTCCAGTACTGCGGTGCACAGACGCTCCCAGGCATCCAGCCAGACGCAGACCAAGACAACTTCTTCCGGTCGTCAGGTGACCCACCGTACAGTTGGCAGGCGGACACCTACTCTGCCGGCGACAAAATCCACATCGACGATTTCGCGGACTACGAATCGTGGGGTAACGGTATCGGTCAAGGCGGCCTCGGAAAGCCCGCAATGGGGACGTGGCGTTCGGTCGACGTTACGCCACAGGAACAGATTCCAGTGCAGGTCGTCCGCAGCTCGCAAATCCTCGAACGTGCAGAGAGCGGCGAAGACGAGTTCGCAGAGTGGATTCGAGCGAGCACCGTAGACGGCTGTATTGGTTGGCTCAACAAGTGTACACACTTCTGCTGTGTGCCCGGATTCAAATCCATCTCTGGCAGTGACAAGTTCAACGCGGAGAACGACGTGTACTGCCCGTGCCACCAGTCGGTGTACGACCCATTCAGCACGATCAAGAAATCGTTCGTGGCACTGCCGCGCCCGGAGGGTGAATAA
- a CDS encoding cytochrome bc complex cytochrome b subunit translates to MSLERKDEMDHGAWMKEKDLTAVEQTYLTVLIWLDQRLRLVDYLELLENLYYKVNLQMPKSHTEQYNLDNKFWYWYPLYALGSFSTLAYVAAAISGALLGFYYAPATTGDPSTAYNSIVFIMQDLNFGFMLRSIHRWSAQIMVAAVFLHMLRVYFTGAYKEPRELNWIIGIILISLTLVFGYTGYLLPWDQLAFWAGQIGVEMALSIPIVGEWAAQLLFGGFTLGQATLQRMYILHVFLLPFVVTAVIALHIGIVWMQGIAEPH, encoded by the coding sequence ATGAGTCTCGAACGGAAAGACGAGATGGACCACGGCGCGTGGATGAAGGAGAAAGATTTGACCGCGGTCGAACAGACATACCTGACGGTACTCATCTGGCTCGACCAACGGCTTCGTCTCGTTGACTACCTCGAATTGCTCGAGAATCTCTACTACAAAGTCAACCTGCAGATGCCAAAGAGCCACACCGAGCAGTACAACTTGGACAACAAGTTCTGGTACTGGTATCCGCTCTACGCCCTCGGGAGTTTCTCGACGTTGGCCTACGTGGCGGCCGCAATCAGTGGCGCGTTGCTCGGGTTCTATTACGCACCCGCGACGACGGGCGACCCGTCGACGGCGTACAACTCGATTGTGTTCATCATGCAGGACCTGAACTTCGGGTTCATGCTCCGGTCGATCCACCGCTGGTCTGCACAAATCATGGTCGCGGCCGTGTTCTTGCACATGCTCCGTGTCTACTTCACGGGCGCGTACAAGGAGCCACGTGAGCTCAACTGGATCATCGGCATCATCCTCATCAGCCTCACGCTGGTGTTCGGGTACACCGGGTACCTGCTGCCGTGGGACCAACTCGCGTTCTGGGCCGGGCAAATTGGCGTCGAAATGGCGCTGTCCATCCCGATTGTCGGGGAGTGGGCCGCACAGCTCCTCTTCGGTGGGTTCACGCTTGGACAAGCAACGCTCCAACGAATGTACATCCTGCACGTCTTCCTGTTGCCGTTCGTGGTGACGGCGGTCATCGCCCTCCACATCGGCATCGTCTGGATGCAGGGCATCGCGGAGCCACACTAG